A window from Phycisphaerae bacterium encodes these proteins:
- a CDS encoding nucleoside/nucleotide kinase family protein, with protein sequence MPADAGQLAEELIGRLREAPGRYLLGLTGIPGSGKSTLAARLQDAIAERLGPDRSAVVAMDGFHWPNRVLEMRNLVGRKGSPPTFDAAAFAELLRRLREVPPQTVMAPVYDRRLHAPVSDAIEIGPRVELVIVEGNYLLLSEGPWAAIRGLLDQVWFIDIPLEMSMQRVRDRHIAGGMAPDAADAKVAANDRLNAELILSTRSLADETITADV encoded by the coding sequence TTGCCGGCGGACGCAGGCCAATTGGCTGAGGAGTTGATCGGTCGTTTGCGGGAAGCACCGGGCCGGTATCTGCTCGGGCTGACCGGCATTCCGGGCAGCGGCAAGAGCACGCTGGCCGCCCGGCTGCAGGACGCGATTGCCGAGCGATTGGGCCCGGACCGGTCGGCGGTGGTGGCGATGGATGGCTTTCACTGGCCCAATCGGGTGCTTGAGATGAGGAACCTGGTCGGCCGGAAGGGATCGCCGCCGACGTTTGACGCCGCCGCGTTCGCCGAGTTGCTGCGGCGGCTGCGCGAGGTTCCGCCACAGACGGTCATGGCTCCGGTCTATGATCGGCGGCTCCACGCACCGGTCAGCGACGCGATCGAGATCGGCCCGCGGGTCGAGCTGGTGATTGTCGAGGGCAACTATCTGCTGTTGTCCGAGGGACCGTGGGCGGCGATCCGAGGGCTGCTCGACCAGGTGTGGTTCATCGATATCCCGCTGGAGATGTCCATGCAGCGGGTCCGCGACCGTCACATCGCGGGCGGCATGGCCCCTGACGCCGCGGATGCCAAGGTGGCGGCCAACGACCGGCTGAACGCCGAGTTAATTCTCTCGACGCGGTCCCTGGCGGACGAAACGATAACTGCTGATGTATAA
- a CDS encoding DUF4405 domain-containing protein, producing the protein MTRYNWNRLINLVLAVLVVGITFSGVVMKVVLPPGRGGRHLGGGRGQGWGRAMLEGGEPEGPLTLWGLGRHDWGEIHLWLATVMIVLVVVHIWLHWGWVKRAYFGSPCPPQDEVESSGSDEPCPADRSASE; encoded by the coding sequence ATGACGCGGTACAACTGGAACCGGCTGATCAATCTGGTTCTGGCGGTGCTGGTGGTGGGGATCACGTTTAGCGGGGTGGTCATGAAGGTGGTTCTTCCGCCGGGCAGGGGCGGGCGGCACCTTGGCGGTGGTCGCGGACAGGGGTGGGGACGCGCGATGCTCGAAGGCGGCGAGCCGGAAGGGCCGCTGACGCTATGGGGTCTGGGGCGGCACGATTGGGGCGAGATTCACTTGTGGCTGGCGACGGTGATGATCGTGTTGGTGGTGGTGCACATCTGGCTGCACTGGGGCTGGGTCAAGCGGGCGTATTTCGGATCGCCGTGTCCGCCGCAGGATGAGGTCGAGTCGTCCGGTTCCGATGAACCGTGCCCGGCCGATCGCTCGGCGTCCGAGTGA
- a CDS encoding FtsX-like permease family protein encodes MFYLRIILAAIRALRTNLLRSLLATLGVIIGVAAVVAAMSILKGATKEILETASSFGSNVLIVFPGAARNGGRATGDVETLHIADSDAIVRQCNAVLRAAPEVLGAASVKYFSRNMACSVLGTTPEYSSIRNYTVRAGRFISRSDVQSEAYVVVLGHKVAEELFGRAEPVGMLVKIKGKPFTVVGVMEKKGTLGFTRVDEQVVVPLSTAMKRLFGYRSVHSISVQTRSTDLTEEGRGQVTKLLRKRHKIKPGEKADFGLFSQEQLLEGVKDYADILGIVFYSIAGISMVVGGIGIMNIMLVSVTERTREIGVRMAVGAKRTDILSQFLAESSSISLIGGAIGVLLGIGLGKAIEDLSRGLFSPYTPSTVITTALSVAIITGIVSGIYPAYKASRLDPVEALRYE; translated from the coding sequence ATGTTCTATCTCAGAATCATCCTGGCTGCGATCCGGGCCCTCCGGACCAACCTGCTCCGCTCGTTGCTGGCGACGCTCGGCGTGATTATCGGCGTGGCCGCGGTCGTCGCCGCCATGTCCATCCTCAAGGGCGCGACCAAGGAAATCCTTGAAACCGCCAGCAGCTTCGGCTCCAACGTCCTGATCGTCTTTCCCGGCGCCGCCCGCAACGGTGGACGGGCGACCGGCGACGTCGAAACCCTCCACATCGCCGACTCCGACGCCATCGTCCGCCAGTGCAACGCCGTCCTCCGCGCCGCCCCTGAGGTCCTCGGAGCGGCCTCCGTCAAATACTTCTCGCGCAACATGGCGTGCAGCGTGCTCGGCACGACGCCGGAATACTCATCCATCCGCAACTACACCGTCCGGGCCGGGCGGTTCATCAGCCGCAGCGACGTCCAGTCCGAAGCCTACGTGGTGGTGCTCGGTCACAAGGTCGCGGAGGAACTCTTCGGCCGCGCCGAACCGGTCGGCATGTTGGTCAAGATCAAGGGCAAGCCCTTCACCGTGGTCGGCGTGATGGAGAAGAAGGGCACGCTGGGCTTTACCCGCGTCGACGAGCAGGTCGTGGTCCCGCTGAGCACCGCCATGAAACGCCTGTTCGGCTACCGAAGCGTCCACTCCATCTCGGTCCAGACCCGCAGCACCGACCTGACCGAGGAGGGACGCGGGCAGGTCACCAAACTCCTCCGCAAGCGCCACAAGATCAAACCCGGCGAAAAGGCCGACTTCGGACTCTTCAGCCAGGAGCAGCTCCTCGAAGGCGTCAAGGACTACGCCGACATCCTCGGCATCGTCTTCTACAGCATCGCGGGCATCAGCATGGTGGTCGGCGGCATCGGCATCATGAACATCATGCTGGTCTCGGTCACCGAGCGGACCCGCGAAATCGGCGTCCGCATGGCCGTCGGAGCCAAACGGACGGACATCCTTTCCCAGTTCCTCGCCGAGAGCAGCTCGATCAGCCTGATCGGCGGCGCGATCGGCGTGCTCCTGGGAATCGGCCTGGGCAAGGCGATCGAGGACCTCTCGCGCGGGCTGTTCAGCCCCTACACGCCCAGCACCGTCATCACCACCGCCCTGAGCGTCGCGATCATCACCGGGATCGTCAGCGGGATCTACCCGGCCTACAAGGCCTCGCGCCTCGACCCGGTCGAAGCCCTGCGGTACGAATAG
- a CDS encoding ABC transporter ATP-binding protein, whose product MIELADVHKIYHMGATDVRALDGVDLKIGAGEFVSITGPSGSGKSTMMGILGCLDRPTKGSYYLDGLLVGKLSESQLAETRNQRIGFVFQTFNLLARVSAAENVAVPLFYARRIRTHEAAMAALQKVGLAERARHVPAELSGGERQRVAIARAIVNNPKVILADEPTGNLDTRTGAQIMQIFHQLHQQGVTVVIVTHEHDVAVQAQRIVQMRDGKIVHDGPTDPRERQAAMEETAALVRQTAAKTE is encoded by the coding sequence CTGATCGAACTGGCGGACGTGCACAAGATCTACCATATGGGAGCGACCGACGTCCGCGCCCTGGACGGGGTGGACCTGAAGATCGGCGCCGGCGAGTTTGTCAGCATCACCGGACCCTCCGGCTCCGGCAAGAGCACTATGATGGGCATCCTCGGCTGCCTCGACCGCCCGACCAAGGGCAGCTACTATCTCGACGGCCTGCTGGTCGGCAAACTCTCCGAAAGCCAACTCGCCGAGACCCGCAATCAGCGGATCGGCTTTGTGTTCCAGACGTTCAACCTGCTCGCGCGGGTCAGCGCGGCTGAGAACGTCGCGGTGCCCCTGTTCTACGCCCGGCGCATCCGCACGCACGAAGCGGCCATGGCCGCCCTGCAAAAGGTCGGTCTGGCCGAACGGGCCCGCCACGTCCCGGCTGAACTTTCCGGCGGCGAACGCCAGCGGGTGGCCATCGCCCGGGCCATCGTCAACAACCCGAAAGTCATCCTGGCCGACGAACCCACCGGCAACCTCGATACGCGGACCGGAGCCCAGATCATGCAGATTTTCCATCAACTGCACCAGCAGGGCGTCACCGTGGTGATCGTGACCCATGAGCACGACGTCGCCGTCCAGGCCCAGCGGATCGTGCAGATGCGGGATGGCAAGATCGTCCACGACGGTCCCACCGATCCGCGCGAGCGCCAAGCCGCCATGGAGGAAACCGCCGCCCTGGTCCGACAGACCGCCGCCAAGACCGAATAG
- a CDS encoding HlyD family efflux transporter periplasmic adaptor subunit, protein MRKKHIITLVVLLVVGFLVYSWYQKRKSTALSWEKPLITKIEVGDLEIPIGATGTIEPASKPREIKSKASGTVLKVFFEPGDMVREGDLLIELDPSDEELVVSNATAEKARTDESLQLEQQAAAQIHKDWLTAMELALASLDATRAELRRVTLEFRQQELYRQEKAGVLAAFPIVAEDAIEPAPLLDPEFELVSDGAKLLVRACERTVALAEAEALAVSRLVDEGTKVLSNESNGGDLGYTGRVEYQTALMTMWQARANILLQAGRIREALNKSLLVSQARTRVKLAEQGVRMANVALDQANKRLRETKVYSPMNGQVQQVLVQEGQIIASGITTVTGGTTMMTIADLSRLYVEADVDEADIGRVRDLAPSSDGAHLATRPADGAQRDTTAEDVNILQSASNVKVTVDAFPEETFSGAVERIYPHPQVANNVVTYTVRIELEAAAREKLMLGMHANVDFTAWTRKNVLLVDIEAIKIKNEQHGVYVPGEKDGDEPRFMPVKLGLAGPERIEIETGDLKEGQEVYIRLPQKMKEDEGDKD, encoded by the coding sequence ATGCGGAAGAAACATATCATCACGCTGGTCGTTCTGCTCGTGGTGGGATTTCTGGTCTATAGCTGGTACCAGAAGCGCAAGAGCACGGCACTTTCCTGGGAAAAGCCTCTGATCACCAAGATCGAGGTCGGCGACCTGGAGATTCCGATCGGGGCCACCGGCACCATCGAACCGGCCTCCAAGCCGCGGGAGATCAAGTCCAAGGCCAGCGGCACCGTGCTGAAGGTCTTCTTCGAGCCCGGCGACATGGTCCGCGAGGGCGATCTGCTGATCGAACTGGACCCGTCCGACGAGGAACTGGTGGTCAGCAACGCCACCGCCGAGAAGGCCCGCACCGATGAAAGTCTTCAGCTTGAGCAGCAGGCGGCGGCCCAGATCCACAAGGACTGGCTGACGGCGATGGAACTGGCCCTGGCCAGCCTCGACGCCACGCGGGCCGAACTGCGGAGGGTGACCCTCGAGTTCCGCCAGCAGGAACTCTATCGCCAGGAAAAGGCCGGCGTGCTGGCCGCCTTCCCGATCGTCGCCGAAGACGCCATCGAGCCCGCGCCGCTGCTGGACCCCGAGTTCGAACTGGTCAGCGACGGGGCCAAGCTGCTGGTGCGGGCCTGCGAGAGAACCGTGGCCCTGGCCGAAGCCGAGGCCCTGGCGGTCAGCCGGCTCGTGGATGAAGGAACCAAGGTGCTCTCGAACGAGTCGAACGGCGGCGATCTGGGCTACACCGGCCGGGTGGAGTACCAGACCGCGTTGATGACCATGTGGCAGGCCCGTGCCAATATCCTGCTCCAGGCCGGGCGCATCCGCGAGGCGCTCAACAAGAGCCTGCTGGTCTCGCAGGCCCGGACCCGCGTGAAACTGGCTGAGCAGGGCGTGCGAATGGCCAACGTCGCCCTCGACCAGGCAAACAAGCGCCTTCGCGAAACCAAGGTCTATTCCCCGATGAACGGCCAGGTCCAGCAGGTGCTGGTCCAGGAAGGCCAGATCATTGCCAGCGGCATCACCACCGTCACCGGCGGGACCACCATGATGACCATCGCCGACCTGAGCCGGCTCTACGTCGAGGCGGACGTCGACGAGGCGGACATCGGCCGCGTGCGGGATCTCGCCCCCTCCAGTGACGGCGCGCACCTGGCCACCCGCCCAGCCGACGGGGCCCAACGCGACACCACCGCGGAGGACGTCAATATCCTCCAGTCCGCCAGCAACGTGAAGGTCACGGTCGACGCCTTCCCGGAGGAAACCTTCTCCGGCGCCGTCGAACGCATCTATCCGCACCCGCAGGTCGCCAACAACGTCGTGACCTACACCGTGCGTATCGAACTCGAAGCCGCCGCCCGCGAAAAACTCATGCTCGGCATGCACGCCAACGTCGATTTCACCGCGTGGACCCGCAAGAACGTCCTGCTGGTCGATATCGAGGCCATCAAGATCAAGAACGAGCAGCACGGCGTCTACGTGCCCGGCGAAAAGGACGGCGACGAACCGCGGTTCATGCCGGTCAAGCTCGGCCTGGCCGGGCCCGAACGGATCGAGATCGAGACCGGCGACCTGAAGGAAGGCCAGGAGGTCTACATCCGCCTGCCCCAGAAAATGAAAGAGGACGAGGGAGACAAGGACTAG
- a CDS encoding GntR family transcriptional regulator produces MTQIGSDRSDLLVVDRVERELRGALRDLSGPSGGKLPEERELARRYGVSRESVRQAMARLKRENLVRSIRGKGTFAISPRRTATVVHLVTSGPLEQYNMMAAGVLSEVLKRRGLTSHLACSRDPAAEWDAIINGFRDGLGMILVGAFERTTVEALISRCELPVVHVSDLREPFRSSPVCDAVVNDNVALACGATEYLIRQGHRRIALLGWDSDCCWDREMIRGYSDTLRAHGIDPRPEWRLEMPSSRRNEDDPQRRLAQAERVHRTVAGWPVGQEPTALVHFGADEIGMRDAIDEYLGSRFAGQVMAMTYWELLLMGYRGTSDATAAAVRFEDIAERAVEVLLNRQEDTGPPVREIRGRAFLCERRGGVWRPQR; encoded by the coding sequence ATGACGCAGATCGGGTCGGACAGGTCGGATTTGCTGGTGGTGGACCGCGTCGAGCGGGAGTTGCGGGGGGCGCTGCGGGATTTGTCCGGGCCTTCGGGCGGCAAGCTGCCGGAAGAGCGGGAGTTGGCTCGGCGGTACGGGGTCAGCCGCGAGTCGGTCCGCCAGGCGATGGCCCGGCTGAAGCGAGAGAACCTGGTCCGGTCGATCCGGGGCAAGGGAACGTTTGCCATTTCGCCGCGGCGGACGGCGACGGTGGTCCACCTGGTGACCTCGGGGCCGCTGGAGCAGTACAACATGATGGCGGCTGGGGTGCTCAGCGAGGTGCTCAAACGCCGGGGACTGACCTCTCATCTGGCGTGCTCAAGAGACCCAGCGGCGGAGTGGGATGCAATCATCAACGGCTTTCGGGACGGACTGGGCATGATCCTGGTGGGGGCGTTCGAGCGGACGACGGTCGAGGCGCTGATCTCACGCTGCGAACTGCCGGTGGTGCACGTCTCGGACCTGCGGGAGCCATTCCGCAGCTCGCCGGTCTGTGACGCGGTGGTCAACGACAACGTGGCTCTGGCCTGCGGCGCGACGGAGTACCTGATACGTCAGGGGCACCGGCGGATCGCCCTGCTTGGGTGGGATTCTGACTGCTGCTGGGATCGGGAGATGATTCGCGGTTACAGCGATACCCTGCGGGCGCACGGCATCGATCCGCGTCCGGAATGGCGGCTTGAGATGCCCTCGTCCAGACGGAACGAGGACGATCCACAACGCAGGCTGGCCCAGGCGGAGCGGGTGCATCGCACGGTGGCGGGTTGGCCGGTGGGACAGGAGCCGACGGCTTTGGTGCATTTTGGAGCCGATGAGATCGGCATGCGCGACGCGATCGACGAGTATCTGGGCAGCCGCTTTGCCGGGCAGGTGATGGCGATGACGTACTGGGAACTGTTGCTGATGGGCTACCGGGGCACATCGGACGCCACGGCGGCGGCGGTCCGGTTCGAGGATATCGCGGAACGGGCGGTGGAAGTGCTGCTGAACCGACAAGAGGATACAGGTCCGCCGGTGCGGGAGATCCGCGGCCGGGCGTTCTTGTGCGAACGGCGAGGCGGAGTGTGGAGGCCACAGCGATGA